The Myxococcus stipitatus genome has a segment encoding these proteins:
- a CDS encoding threonine ammonia-lyase — protein sequence MVTLQDILAARERLRDAIRPTPCPQSDHFTERTECAAVFFKLENLQRTGAFKERGALNKLLSLTPEEREKGVIAASAGNHAQGVAYHARRLGVRATIVMPERTPLIKVSRTRDDYGARVVLKGANFDEAYAEALRIQAAEGLVFVHPFNDPHVIAGQGTIALELLEQCPDLDVVLVPIGGGGLISGMACALKELKPGIQVVGVQTATIASMKASLEAGVLTELTATGSTIADGIAVKRVGERTFEMVRRYVDAVVSVDEEEIAAAILTLLEQEKSVVEGAGAVGLAALLNGRVPQTKGKRVAIILSGGNIDMNVISRIIERGLVKAGRLVQLEVRLPDRPGMLARLTSRIADMRANVVDLHHERAFSQAGLDEAMVEVTLETTGPAHIQELEQALRELGWQVARK from the coding sequence ATGGTCACCCTCCAGGACATCCTCGCCGCGCGGGAGCGTTTGCGCGACGCCATCCGCCCCACGCCGTGCCCGCAGTCGGACCACTTCACGGAGCGGACGGAGTGCGCGGCGGTCTTCTTCAAGCTGGAGAACCTCCAGCGCACCGGCGCCTTCAAGGAGCGCGGCGCGCTCAACAAGCTCCTGTCGCTGACGCCGGAGGAGCGCGAGAAGGGCGTCATCGCCGCGTCGGCCGGCAACCACGCGCAGGGCGTGGCGTACCACGCGCGCCGGCTGGGCGTGCGGGCCACCATCGTCATGCCGGAGCGCACCCCGCTCATCAAGGTGTCGCGCACGCGGGATGACTACGGCGCGCGCGTGGTGCTCAAGGGGGCCAACTTCGACGAGGCCTACGCGGAGGCGCTGCGCATCCAGGCCGCGGAGGGGCTCGTGTTCGTCCACCCCTTCAACGACCCGCACGTCATCGCCGGCCAGGGCACCATCGCCCTCGAGCTGTTGGAGCAGTGCCCGGACCTGGACGTGGTGCTGGTGCCCATTGGCGGTGGCGGCCTCATCTCCGGCATGGCGTGCGCGCTCAAGGAGCTCAAGCCCGGCATCCAGGTGGTGGGCGTGCAGACGGCGACCATCGCCAGCATGAAGGCGTCGCTGGAGGCGGGGGTGTTGACGGAGCTGACGGCCACGGGCTCCACCATCGCGGACGGCATCGCCGTCAAGCGCGTGGGCGAGCGGACGTTCGAGATGGTGCGCAGGTACGTGGACGCGGTGGTGTCGGTGGACGAGGAGGAGATCGCCGCCGCCATCCTCACGCTGCTGGAGCAGGAGAAGAGCGTGGTGGAGGGCGCGGGCGCGGTGGGGCTGGCGGCGCTGCTCAACGGGCGCGTCCCGCAGACGAAGGGCAAGCGCGTCGCCATCATCCTCAGCGGCGGCAACATCGACATGAACGTCATCAGCCGCATCATCGAGCGCGGCCTCGTGAAGGCCGGGCGCCTGGTGCAGTTGGAGGTGCGGCTGCCGGACCGGCCGGGCATGCTCGCGCGGCTCACCTCGCGCATCGCGGACATGCGCGCCAACGTGGTGGACCTGCACCACGAGCGCGCCTTCTCCCAGGCGGGGCTGGACGAGGCCATGGTGGAGGTGACGCTGGAGACGACGGGCCCCGCGCACATCCAGGAGCTGGAGCAGGCCCTGCGCGAGCTCGGCTGGCAGGTGGCGCGCAAGTAG
- a CDS encoding Glu/Leu/Phe/Val family dehydrogenase encodes MSAVEGTNYFFRKAARIMDVGTPIETLLSTPLREVKVQVSIEMDSGEIRTFLGYRIQHDNSRGPMKGGLRYHPGLDQDEAASLASLMTWKTAVVNVPYGGAKGGIACDPSQLSLKELERLTRKFVDQVQDVIGPTRDIPAPDVNTNPQVMAWIMDQYSRYHGHSPAVVTGKPLELYGSKGREAATGRGLLYVCREILRDLGLPVKGARFAIQGFGNVGSHTAQLLWEDGAVVVAVADVLGGVRNPQGLDIPSLFEHVKRTGTVTGFGGGTACNNDDVLAADCEVLIPAALGHVLTRDNANQVRARLIIEGANGAIQPEADEIFEKRGIFVVPDVLASAGGVTVSYFEWVQNLQHLSWEEDRVNAELEKTMKEAYERVAQIARSRKVSMRTAAYILAIGRVGKATVLRGI; translated from the coding sequence ATGAGCGCCGTCGAGGGTACCAACTACTTCTTCCGCAAGGCCGCGCGGATCATGGACGTGGGCACCCCCATCGAGACGCTGCTCTCCACCCCGCTGCGCGAGGTGAAGGTGCAGGTCTCCATCGAGATGGACTCCGGGGAGATCCGCACCTTCCTTGGCTACCGCATCCAGCACGACAACAGCCGCGGCCCCATGAAGGGCGGCCTGCGCTACCACCCCGGGCTGGACCAGGACGAGGCCGCGTCGCTCGCGTCGCTGATGACGTGGAAGACGGCGGTGGTGAACGTGCCCTACGGCGGCGCCAAGGGCGGCATCGCGTGCGACCCGTCCCAGCTGAGCTTGAAGGAGTTGGAGCGGCTGACGCGCAAGTTCGTGGACCAGGTGCAGGACGTCATCGGCCCCACACGCGACATCCCCGCCCCCGACGTCAACACCAACCCCCAGGTGATGGCGTGGATCATGGACCAGTACTCGCGCTACCACGGCCACTCGCCGGCGGTGGTGACGGGCAAGCCCCTGGAGCTGTACGGCTCCAAGGGCCGCGAGGCGGCCACCGGGCGCGGCCTGCTCTACGTGTGCCGTGAAATCCTCCGCGACCTGGGCCTGCCGGTGAAGGGCGCGCGCTTCGCCATCCAGGGCTTCGGCAACGTGGGCAGCCACACCGCGCAGCTGCTCTGGGAGGACGGCGCCGTGGTGGTGGCGGTGGCGGACGTGCTGGGCGGCGTGCGCAACCCGCAGGGCCTGGACATCCCGTCGCTCTTCGAGCACGTCAAGCGCACCGGCACGGTGACGGGCTTCGGCGGGGGCACGGCGTGCAACAACGACGACGTGCTCGCGGCCGACTGCGAGGTGCTCATCCCCGCGGCGCTCGGCCACGTGCTCACCCGGGACAACGCCAACCAGGTCCGCGCGCGGCTCATCATCGAGGGCGCCAACGGCGCCATCCAGCCGGAGGCGGACGAAATCTTCGAGAAGCGCGGCATCTTCGTGGTGCCGGACGTGCTCGCCAGCGCCGGCGGCGTCACGGTGAGCTACTTCGAGTGGGTGCAGAACCTCCAGCACCTGTCGTGGGAGGAGGACCGCGTCAACGCGGAGCTGGAGAAGACGATGAAGGAGGCCTACGAGCGCGTGGCGCAGATTGCCCGCTCGCGCAAGGTCTCCATGCGGACGGCGGCCTACATCCTCGCCATTGGCCGGGTGGGCAAGGCCACCGTGCTGCGCGGCATCTGA
- a CDS encoding helix-turn-helix domain-containing protein, with protein MSAGPPDASTPSGHLHGLARRIRALRERRGLTQEDFAARCGISVSFASLLERGERSPSYETLLQVAAALALPLWELLRLDDVDDAGVHRLEDFARARRLSRQDVDRLLEVAQVMFPTGTPPGAQAPAPEPARCGEPDCQRPVLARGLCTAHYHRARRRRGARPEHG; from the coding sequence ATGTCCGCTGGCCCGCCCGACGCATCCACCCCGAGTGGACACCTGCACGGCCTGGCCCGGCGCATCCGCGCGCTGCGGGAGCGCCGGGGGCTGACCCAGGAGGACTTCGCCGCCCGCTGCGGCATCTCCGTCTCCTTCGCCTCCCTGCTGGAGCGCGGCGAGCGCAGCCCCAGCTACGAGACGCTCCTCCAGGTGGCCGCCGCGCTGGCGCTGCCCCTGTGGGAGCTGCTGCGGCTGGACGACGTGGATGACGCCGGCGTCCACCGGCTGGAGGACTTCGCCCGCGCGCGCAGGTTGTCGCGCCAGGACGTGGACCGCCTGCTGGAGGTGGCCCAGGTGATGTTCCCCACGGGCACGCCGCCCGGCGCGCAAGCGCCCGCTCCCGAACCCGCCCGCTGCGGCGAGCCGGACTGCCAACGTCCCGTGCTGGCCCGGGGCCTGTGCACGGCCCACTACCACCGCGCCCGCCGGCGCAGGGGGGCGCGGCCCGAGCACGGCTGA
- a CDS encoding DEAD/DEAH box helicase, protein MSDIQEPTAPGSPAPDEAPTRPAEYIADIGFDDMNLSEPIRRALAERGYSHPTPVQARAFRPAMEGKDLIVRSKTGTGKTAAFGLPLLEKIPADEKRVRALILCPTRELALQVADELTTLAKYKGVKVAAIYGGASMKQQEDALEEGTPIIVGTPGRVFDHINRGNLKLDGCDHAVLDEADEMLNQGFYEEVTRILDRLPKSRQVLLFSATVPTDIQNLIARYTTNAETLLLSGDVFTVEHIHHIRYDVSDAFPKPRNLIYVLEKEEPQNAIIFCNTRDDTALVTAVLNRNGFDAELLNGDLPQKERERVMGKVKRGEVAFMVATDIAARGIDISGLEYVINYSLPEDPAVYLHRVGRTGRIGNKGTAINLFSGRELATYTALEKKYGIKFEKREMPAPEEAMKLWTERHVREIQEAAGASVFEGFLPLAAQLKTRPNADDLVAFLLKYFFSHLRMEKAQAAQEAERREPAAPERKSEGRGRREREEKRERGERREREDRRERERPARAEHPERERRPRRDEARRERDGGRGGGAALEAGPGEAKLWVNLGTADGLGPGSIATALEEAGAPQAKVVRAELRPTFAYVFVAEEDAAAFETLNGKQHGTKTLRVEKSKPRSEREPGARPPPSPDAGPGEVKLWTNLGTDDGVDEVKFPAALEAAGAPAGKVLKTVLRPTYGYAYVAEADAPAFEALNGKPHGEKALKVERHRPRGAREERRPRPEAAPDLPGQTRLWVGLGRQDGLDEAGVTSALEAVGAPAGKVVRMDLRPTYAYVFVADEDAAAFEALHGKPRGEGDKTLKVERARKK, encoded by the coding sequence ATGAGCGACATCCAAGAGCCCACCGCGCCGGGCAGCCCGGCGCCTGACGAAGCCCCGACCCGTCCGGCCGAATACATCGCGGACATCGGCTTCGACGACATGAACCTGTCCGAGCCCATCCGCCGCGCGCTGGCGGAGCGCGGCTACAGCCACCCCACCCCCGTCCAGGCCCGCGCCTTCCGGCCCGCCATGGAGGGAAAGGACCTCATCGTTCGCAGCAAGACGGGCACGGGCAAGACGGCCGCCTTCGGCCTGCCCCTGCTGGAGAAGATTCCCGCGGACGAGAAGCGCGTGCGCGCCCTCATCCTGTGCCCCACCCGTGAGCTGGCGCTCCAGGTGGCGGACGAGCTGACGACGCTCGCCAAGTACAAGGGCGTGAAGGTGGCGGCCATCTACGGCGGCGCCTCCATGAAGCAGCAGGAGGACGCGCTCGAGGAGGGCACGCCCATCATCGTCGGCACGCCCGGCCGCGTGTTCGACCACATCAACCGCGGCAACCTGAAGCTGGACGGGTGCGACCACGCGGTGCTCGACGAAGCCGACGAGATGCTCAACCAGGGCTTCTACGAGGAGGTCACCCGCATCCTCGACCGCCTCCCCAAGTCGCGCCAGGTGCTGCTGTTCAGCGCCACCGTCCCCACGGACATCCAGAACCTCATCGCCCGCTACACGACGAACGCGGAGACGCTGCTGTTGTCCGGCGACGTCTTCACGGTGGAGCACATCCACCACATCCGCTACGACGTGTCGGACGCCTTCCCCAAGCCGCGCAACCTCATCTACGTGCTGGAGAAGGAAGAGCCCCAGAACGCCATCATCTTCTGCAACACGCGCGACGACACGGCGCTGGTGACGGCGGTGCTCAACCGCAACGGCTTCGACGCGGAGCTGCTCAACGGAGACCTGCCGCAGAAGGAGCGCGAGCGGGTGATGGGCAAGGTGAAGCGCGGCGAGGTGGCCTTCATGGTGGCCACGGACATCGCGGCGCGCGGCATCGACATCTCCGGCCTGGAGTACGTCATCAACTACTCGCTGCCGGAGGACCCGGCGGTGTACCTGCACCGCGTGGGCCGCACCGGCCGCATCGGCAACAAGGGCACGGCCATCAACCTCTTCTCCGGGCGCGAGCTGGCGACGTACACCGCGCTGGAGAAGAAGTACGGCATCAAGTTCGAGAAGCGCGAGATGCCGGCGCCCGAGGAGGCGATGAAGCTGTGGACCGAGCGCCACGTGCGGGAGATCCAGGAGGCCGCCGGCGCGTCCGTGTTCGAGGGCTTCCTGCCCCTGGCCGCGCAGCTCAAGACGCGGCCCAACGCGGATGACCTGGTCGCCTTCCTGCTGAAGTACTTCTTCAGCCACCTGCGCATGGAGAAGGCGCAGGCGGCCCAGGAGGCCGAGCGCCGCGAGCCCGCCGCCCCCGAGCGCAAGAGCGAGGGCCGCGGCCGCCGCGAGCGCGAGGAGAAGCGCGAGCGGGGCGAGCGCCGCGAGCGCGAGGACCGCCGCGAGCGCGAGCGCCCCGCCCGCGCCGAGCACCCGGAGCGCGAGCGCCGTCCGCGCCGCGACGAGGCCCGCCGCGAGCGCGACGGTGGACGCGGCGGTGGCGCGGCGCTGGAGGCCGGCCCCGGCGAGGCGAAGCTGTGGGTCAACCTGGGGACCGCGGATGGCCTGGGGCCGGGCAGCATCGCCACGGCGCTGGAGGAGGCGGGCGCCCCGCAGGCCAAGGTGGTGCGCGCGGAGCTGCGCCCCACGTTCGCGTACGTCTTCGTCGCGGAGGAGGACGCCGCGGCCTTCGAGACGCTCAACGGCAAGCAGCACGGCACCAAGACGCTGCGCGTGGAGAAGAGCAAGCCGCGCTCCGAGCGCGAGCCGGGCGCCCGTCCGCCGCCGTCCCCCGACGCGGGCCCGGGCGAGGTGAAGCTGTGGACCAACCTGGGCACCGATGACGGCGTGGACGAGGTGAAGTTCCCCGCCGCGCTGGAGGCCGCGGGCGCTCCGGCGGGCAAGGTGCTCAAGACGGTGCTGCGCCCCACCTACGGCTACGCCTACGTGGCCGAGGCGGACGCGCCGGCCTTCGAGGCCCTCAACGGCAAGCCGCACGGCGAGAAGGCGCTGAAGGTGGAGCGGCACCGGCCGCGCGGCGCCCGCGAGGAGCGCCGTCCCCGTCCCGAGGCCGCGCCGGACCTGCCGGGCCAGACGCGCCTGTGGGTCGGCCTGGGCCGGCAGGACGGCCTGGACGAGGCGGGCGTCACCAGCGCGCTGGAGGCCGTGGGCGCTCCGGCGGGCAAGGTGGTGCGCATGGACCTGCGCCCCACGTACGCCTACGTCTTCGTCGCCGACGAGGACGCCGCCGCCTTCGAGGCGCTCCACGGCAAGCCGCGGGGCGAGGGCGACAAGACGCTCAAGGTCGAGCGCGCCCGGAAGAAGTAG
- a CDS encoding RNA polymerase factor sigma-32, producing the protein MASGRKRTKGTASRPRAKQAGRTDAQSEAVDATAEEPGAEPALDPDSVEPDEAELAEAEPEGDLAAPLPPRALARVEEAGLTTRDPLQAYMAEVQRHPLLTREEELELSRHYRDTGDVRTAYRLVASNLRLVVKLAHEYHRNPLSLLDLIQEGNIGLMQAVKKYDPERGVKLSSYAAWWIRAYILRYIMDNWKMVKLGTTEAQRKLFFKLRQEQEKLVAQGFEPNPKLLAERLNVTEQDVVEMDQRLGHDEVSIDAPLGGDDDSRATRADRYLPSGAVPADERLGAEQLKALFREKLAEFSRSLEGKERFIFEKRLVSDEPLTLQDIGDKYGVSRERARQIEAALINRMREFMREHIPDFDLVATPKG; encoded by the coding sequence ATGGCGAGTGGGAGGAAAAGAACCAAAGGGACGGCGTCCCGTCCCCGAGCGAAGCAGGCGGGCCGCACCGACGCGCAGTCCGAGGCCGTCGACGCCACGGCGGAGGAGCCGGGCGCCGAGCCCGCCCTGGACCCGGATTCCGTGGAGCCGGACGAGGCCGAGCTGGCGGAGGCGGAGCCGGAGGGTGACCTGGCCGCCCCCCTGCCTCCCCGGGCCCTCGCCCGGGTGGAGGAGGCGGGGCTCACCACCCGGGACCCCCTCCAGGCCTACATGGCCGAGGTGCAGCGCCACCCCCTCCTGACCCGCGAGGAGGAGCTGGAGCTGTCGCGCCACTACCGCGACACCGGGGACGTGCGCACCGCGTACCGGCTGGTGGCGTCCAACCTGAGACTCGTGGTGAAGCTGGCCCACGAGTACCACCGCAACCCCCTGTCCCTGCTGGACCTCATCCAGGAGGGCAACATCGGGCTCATGCAGGCGGTGAAGAAGTACGACCCGGAGCGGGGCGTGAAGCTGAGCAGCTACGCGGCCTGGTGGATTCGGGCGTACATCCTCCGCTACATCATGGACAACTGGAAGATGGTGAAGCTGGGGACGACGGAGGCCCAGCGAAAGCTCTTCTTCAAGCTGCGCCAGGAGCAGGAGAAGCTCGTCGCCCAGGGCTTCGAGCCCAACCCCAAGCTGCTGGCGGAGCGGCTCAACGTCACCGAGCAGGACGTGGTGGAGATGGACCAGCGGCTGGGGCACGACGAGGTGTCCATCGACGCGCCGCTGGGCGGAGACGACGACTCCCGGGCCACCCGCGCGGACCGCTACCTGCCGTCCGGCGCGGTGCCCGCCGACGAGCGGCTGGGCGCCGAGCAGCTCAAGGCCCTGTTCCGCGAGAAGCTGGCGGAGTTCTCCCGGTCGCTGGAGGGCAAGGAGCGCTTCATCTTCGAGAAGCGCCTGGTCTCCGACGAGCCGCTGACGTTGCAGGACATCGGCGACAAGTACGGCGTCAGCCGGGAGCGGGCGCGGCAAATCGAGGCGGCGCTCATCAACCGGATGCGCGAGTTCATGCGCGAACACATCCCGGACTTCGACCTGGTGGCCACCCCCAAGGGGTGA
- a CDS encoding beta-ketoacyl synthase N-terminal-like domain-containing protein has translation MRRVGIFGWGVVAPRSRNIEAFERNLSSSESWLSPFNGFGPDNFLVGMPEFDLAEYKPWIDARFPANRFSMLERKMGQPTQFAIGAFIQALGQNPGIEQELQALGPRAHVYVGTGLGDLPTIQAISLDLHRAQRRWDRFWSAPERNASLRQWLETREPLPGLPPEPSTVDELARDEAEEAWWRYWTGRSTELREYLAELRDIEAIGVPDGADVESAKLAVIKEKRTRNARLQKKWNAPEPPWNAVSSNVLWNIHNTPASQISMLGHITGMTFAPVAACSSFGYGLKLAMNALQLGEAKAVVMGMTDAAPNPLVVGGFYNARVISADAAISKPLTALRGTHIAGGAVVWVLGDWEYFTAKGFKPLGMEPVAVGVTADADHIITPSKEGPTLAIREALAAAQCTPADLGSWDLHATATPGDYLEVQNLRDVLPESVLITARKGTFGHGMAAGGGWELTAQYLGYQRGSIFPTPLKRSELNRQISQVHGRYVFDEAVATPTGCAGKLSMGVGGINACVISRPLDKP, from the coding sequence GTGCGCAGAGTAGGCATCTTCGGCTGGGGCGTCGTCGCCCCCCGGTCCAGGAACATCGAGGCGTTCGAGAGGAACCTCTCGTCCTCGGAGAGCTGGCTGTCTCCCTTCAATGGCTTCGGGCCGGACAACTTCCTGGTCGGCATGCCGGAGTTCGACCTGGCCGAGTACAAGCCGTGGATCGACGCGCGCTTCCCCGCCAACCGCTTCTCCATGCTGGAGCGGAAGATGGGGCAGCCGACGCAGTTCGCCATCGGCGCGTTCATCCAGGCGCTGGGGCAGAACCCGGGCATCGAGCAGGAGCTGCAGGCGCTCGGCCCCCGGGCCCATGTCTACGTGGGCACGGGCCTGGGCGACCTGCCCACCATCCAGGCCATCTCCCTGGACCTGCACCGCGCCCAGCGCCGGTGGGACCGCTTCTGGTCCGCGCCGGAGCGCAACGCCAGCCTGCGGCAGTGGCTGGAGACGCGCGAGCCGCTGCCGGGGCTGCCGCCGGAGCCGTCGACGGTGGACGAGCTGGCGCGCGACGAGGCCGAGGAGGCCTGGTGGCGCTACTGGACGGGCCGCTCCACGGAGCTGCGCGAGTACCTGGCGGAGCTGCGGGACATCGAGGCCATCGGCGTGCCGGACGGCGCGGACGTGGAGTCCGCCAAGCTGGCCGTCATCAAGGAGAAGCGCACGCGCAACGCCCGGCTGCAGAAGAAGTGGAACGCGCCGGAGCCGCCGTGGAACGCCGTCTCCTCCAACGTGCTGTGGAACATCCACAACACGCCCGCCTCGCAGATTTCGATGCTGGGCCACATCACCGGCATGACGTTCGCCCCCGTGGCGGCGTGCTCGTCCTTCGGCTACGGCCTGAAGCTGGCGATGAACGCCCTCCAACTGGGCGAGGCCAAGGCGGTGGTGATGGGCATGACGGACGCGGCGCCCAACCCGCTGGTGGTGGGCGGCTTCTACAACGCCCGCGTCATCTCCGCGGACGCCGCCATCTCCAAGCCGCTCACCGCGCTGAGGGGCACGCACATCGCCGGCGGCGCCGTGGTCTGGGTGCTGGGTGACTGGGAGTACTTCACGGCCAAGGGCTTCAAGCCGCTGGGCATGGAGCCGGTCGCCGTGGGCGTCACCGCGGACGCCGACCACATCATCACCCCGTCCAAGGAGGGCCCGACCCTGGCCATCCGCGAGGCGCTGGCGGCCGCGCAGTGCACGCCCGCGGACCTGGGGAGCTGGGACCTGCACGCCACCGCCACCCCGGGCGACTACCTGGAGGTGCAGAACCTGCGGGACGTGCTGCCGGAGTCGGTGCTCATCACCGCGCGCAAGGGGACGTTCGGCCACGGCATGGCGGCGGGCGGCGGCTGGGAGCTGACGGCGCAGTACCTGGGCTACCAGCGCGGCAGCATCTTCCCCACGCCGCTGAAGCGCTCGGAGCTCAACCGGCAGATCTCCCAGGTGCACGGCCGCTACGTCTTCGACGAGGCGGTGGCCACGCCCACCGGCTGCGCCGGCAAGCTGTCCATGGGCGTGGGTGGCATCAACGCCTGCGTCATCTCCCGCCCGCTCGACAAGCCGTAG